ATATTCAGGTATCTTTGTCATTAGTCTCTCTACGAACTGAACTAGGACGTGACGAGATACTTCCTTGATTCTTTATTTTCCTCTCTTTAGGTTTTCTTCTATTTATTCGTTCCTTTATTTTCTAAGCTGTCAACATAAAAGGAGATAAGAGATGGTAGAAGAAGAATGCTTTTGATCAATGTTCTATTACTTGTTTGATTCTTTTTTCAGGAAGCTTTTTGACAATTTTGATCCATCATCAATGGCACAGTTTACCGAAAAGAAGATGTTATCATTGAAAGTTGATGGTTGTCTATTGCTTTCTGAAGCGAAGCTTCGTGCAATCGTGGAGAATGCTAAACTTATTCTTAAGGTATCATCTGGTTATCTTATTAGGGAAAAAGAGTGGAAAAAGGGCAAGGCTTTAAGTCAAACCCGTAGCATCAAATCTTTCAtatttccttgttttgtttcatGTCTAATGTAATAGCAAGCAAGCATTGACAACTTCTAAAACTGATAATTGTTGCTTCTGCAAACTCTCTTCCCCTCCCTACGCGCGTAAAACAAACTTAAAAAGGCATCAATTTGCCTATAGCAGCTGGATTAAGTTTGAAGGGAACAAAAGATTACCTTTTATGCTAAAGCCCCGTggtttattgaaatattgcagGTTCAGCAGGAATTTGGCTCTTTCAGCAGCTATTGCTGGGGATCTGTAAACCACAAGCCGTTAAGAAATGCATTCCGTTATGCGCGTCAAGTACCGGTTAAGACCCCAAAAGCTGAAGTCATGAGCAAGGACATGATGCGGAGAGGCTTCTGCTGCGTGGGACCTACTGTTGTTTATTCGTTCATGCAAGTGGCCGGTATTGTTAATGATCATCTTGTAACTTGCTTCAGATACCAAGAATGCAATGCAACCGTCAAAAAGGACATAAAACCAAAGATTGAGGAAATAGAGAGACTAACTAAAGATGCAGATAACATTTGCTTATCTCGCTAGTGAATGCCTGAGCCACACGCCACCTTTACCTTTCTCTTGACTAATCACACAGATCTTAGTAATGAGAAGATTTTAGTAGCAAGAGACTGATGATGACTTAGATGTTCCGAAATATTTGGTTAGTATTTCCCTCACCGTATTGTATCGTGTTTCTTCATCCTCTTCTGTGTCATCTACCCAACCTATGTGTTCCTTGTAATTGTGTTTGCCTCTGTAGAGCTTTATAACACTAGTTTTTAAGGCTTAAACCTGCTGTTCTCTTATCATTTGGTGGTTGTAATAAAATTTCAATCTTTATAGATATTCATTGTTTGTTTCGAGTTACTACTTTCTTGCTACATATCTCGTGTCTGTATCATTTGAACAGTTGAATTGCATGATATATGGTTATGGGAAATGCTtataattagataaaatgatacGATGACGACATAAAGCTACATAGCAGATGGGCCAACCTTCGAATGGAAACAAAATGAAGACTCAAATCAACCGAAGAGATGTAGATAAGACCAGGCCAGACCACTCCAATCAGAGTCCGGTCATGCGCAATACCTAAAACATGTTCtctcattattataattatttgacGCCCATCGTTGTAGTGAACGTGGTATTTGTCGGGGGCCAATCCCCATCATAGATGCAGCCAACTCTAGCGTAGAAAACAGTGTTGGCAGTGGGTGGGAGGTCATCAGCTAAGTTTAGTACGACTAGATTTGCTTCTTGGTTAGGTGATTGCCACGTAAATAGAATGGAATCTCAGCACTGAATATAGAAAATTTGCTTACCAACATGATCAAATAATTCAATACAACCATTTAACAGTACAAACCAGTACAACAATATCATTCTCTGCGGTTTTACCCAAGACTACAAAACCTAAGAGGAAAAGATTTAAGCAACTCTATCACAACCAGAAATATACCACAGTATCTACAAGTAATGCTTATAAAAACAACCCCAATTCCCTAAGGATTCAACCAGGGAATGCGAGTATCAACCGACTGAAATAGAAACGAAACAATGCGGATGAAACTGTTAACTCTTCTGCCACCTTTGTTCTATGATTTCCAGCTTTCACTGAGTGGATGAAACAACAATCAACGCTCTTTAGTATCTGACTGTGAGAACCGAGAATCAGGAAGGGCAAACTGGCTCTTTCTTCTGTTGTAACACGCTTTCACAACAATCACTCCGACTGTTAGCCTCTTTTCAACATCGAGCTTTCCCACTTCCGAGTGTGAGTTCCAGATCATCCAATCCTACCTCGTGAATCCTTTCACCCTCCCACGGCTTTACCTGTCCGTTCTCAAACTGAAACTCTGAAACTCGCCCTTGCTCTCCAATAAAACCGGTGGGCAAACTTTGTGGAGCCAAAGGTTTTACAAGATTGAATGTTGGCGAAGTCGGCACTTGAGATGTAGAAGGTGCAAACTTTTGAAAGCTTATCCATTGACCAGATTCAACTGTGGACGTGTCTGATTCATCACATTCGGGTATAGTAGCAGGGGCATGGAAATGACGATGGGTTGGACTAGCTGGTGCAGAGACAGCATAAAAAGGGTAGTTAAAAGAGGCCATGGACTCTTTGGCAAGGGCCTCCCAGTTGGGAATGGGCTTAGGATTTCTGGAGGTTGGAGAAGAAAGTGGTGGTGTCACGGGGGCACTATTAGAGATTCTGAGAGGAGGCAGAGACGAAGGAATGGCGCTTCTGAGGAACGGAAGGAGACTAGATGGATTATTTGCATCAGTCCTAGTGGGACTGGGGAAGGAAGAGGAGGAAGGACTGACTTGACATGAAGGAATTGGACTTGGAAATGCAGAAGATAAGGGACTAGGATTTTGGGAAGAATATGGGGTAATTTTAGCTGAACTGCCTGCTATATCAATCGGAGGTGGCTTACATCCCTGGACAACAAAtccaattaaaaaccaaaaattatcAACAAATCAAAGCTCAAGAGGATTATCCAAGAAAAAATAGCAGCTAATCAAGAAAATTTGTTCACAGTCCAGTCAATAAAGTTTCAGTTCCAACACAGATCAATAGATTATTCCCTTTAAGTAAGAACTACTGTTTTCATGTAGGAATGTCTTTTGATTTTTCCAATATTCCAAGCAAGCAAACAGAAGCCAAATCAAACTGAAATAAAGCAGATCAAGTAAAAAAACCCAGAAAGCATAACCAAACTAAAATCACTATGGGAACTAGATCCAACTAAATTACAACCAAAACAAAATGAGCAGAGAAGGAAAAGAGTTGCATCTTGTTTGAACAGATCTACCATTTTGTGAATAgtgaaaagaagaggagaagggTAAATTAGGTACCTTTCGATAAGTGGTGCCATCATCTTCAACAACCCAACCAGCCTCGGCACAAAGAGCTTTGAGGACCTCGTTGTTATCACAGTGCTTGGGCAGATTATAATTTCCTTGAGCTCTCAGCCCAGTATATATCTTAGCAGCGATAGCTCTTCTCCTCCTCTCCCTCCTCCTGTTGTTCTCTCTCTCCCTCCAAGAAGGTTTCCTCCTTGGCACTGGTGCCGGCGTCGACGTCGCCCCATCTGACGTCATATCTCCGAATCTACAACAACGGTGAGGGGAACGTCGTGAGGTGCGTTGTAGaggattaaaattattaaaaataaaagaaaagaaaaagaaaaaatgaagaggaGAAGAGAAATAGAAATAAGGAAGGAGAGGCTCACGAGGAATACGCTTTTCCTTCgctggaaaataaaataaaaataaagaagaaacaataagaaaagaagagaaaggaaacACACACTCtgctttttttaatagaaattataCAACGCGAGTGAGTACATCAAGGCTCgctttaattaaaaaagaatagAAGAGAGAGGAATTGAGAGCGTTGGATTAGGGGAGTGAACGGGGGATGATTGGGACACGTGGAAACAATGTGGAAACGTGGGGAAGCGGGACAAAGGAAGGGGAAAGTACTGTTACGAGTAATAATAGCAGTAGCATAAAGAACTAAAAGAAGGGGAAAGGTGGGACCAAGTCGTTGGAGAGGATGGGACCCCACCGGATACGAGCGTATCAGACAGCTCATCTGATCAGTTTCTAACATCAGGGTTCTTGTCggctttcttttatttgtttacatAAACAAATACCACTAAATGCACAATATACtctctctaaaataataaaattaaatatctttCTCAACCAAAATCTGATTATGATAATTAGTGAGCTACTTACGGCCCAATTAAAATTATTATGGAGTCATCATCTTTAAAATCCAACAAAACAGTCGAGGAGCAATTAAAAAAAAGCATGTCCATCGCCTACCATACCATCAATGTGTATCCAAGGCCAAGGCGATGATCACAGCTGATGATTTTCCAACATGACAAAAAGGCCCCAACACCGTGTATTTTAGTGCCATACGGTACATCTTAAGTTGCAACCTAGAGTGAGTTAAAAACGTGTGGGTAAATAATTACTGGGAGTATATAGTATTGGCAACAACatgtaatattataaaaattaatttgtgtTAATTGAGTGAAAGaagaatatatttataaaaatattcatgaaGCAATGGTGCAAGATTTACGTACAAAGCTTTACTAATTTCGTGATCTATTCTAATtggtaatttttaattaatttatttataaaatttataaaatattttttaagtaaattttaacTGAATCGATAAATAGTTAACTCATGATATTAATTCGGTAAAATATTTTATAGTAGCATTGGTGAGCTTGAAACACTTTCACATATATAGGATTGGTTAAATCGTAACATTATAAGTTTACAaacacattagttaatatttggtacattggtatttttttttttttacatttcacaagtaattttaaaattattatttttaaatattatattatatcccTTTTTAGACATTTGGTTAATCTCGTCTAAAAGTATCAAGTATTTTTAAATATACGTATATTAATTCACCGGTTTAGACTTTGAGTttagaaaatttcatatttgggCTTTTAGACTTTTTCATCATTGGTGCGAAGTTGTTTGTATTAGGTGTAattttcaactttcttttttcttaGCCATCTTTAATAATTAGTCAAAATATTTTCAACTTTGTTTTATGCTGAAATGAATGGTGAAAAAGATAAGTACATTTTGATCGTGTGCCGaatgataatataataattgTTAACGAATTAATTATTAGATAGGATGGGTTTAGGAATAATCAAAATCTATTAAcaaaataatatcatatcattttttattcaactaataaacttaaatttgttatttgtttaattttgatcATTAAAGTGTGAATTATAGACATTAATGAagtagaaaatgaaaaatatttatccAAACTCAATGAGCAACAAACTGATAGGTCTAAATCCTATCCTCAACACCACTCATTATTGACCTAACTCTCTTGTGTTATAGTGTCCTTCTACAACACTGTACGTAACATTGACAAACTCCCATTTTAAGTGACCCACATTATCTCCATGTAGTCCATTCTTTGACTAACGATTTCactgtaatttttttcaaatatgttGGACGGTATATCAACAAGTCGATGCCTGTTTCATATTttggaaaagaaagagaaaactgtaatccatcaccataattcaaattaatgAATCAACTAAAATGTAAGTAGGATGATAAAAAGTTTGTATTTAAATCTTTAATTTATATATCGAAGATGATTCCATCCCTAAATAAATGCAAGGGGGAATGTAccgtttgatttaatttttagttttatggCGCGCGAGACTTAACGCTGGAAGCATACAACTCTATTTGCAATAGATTACGTGAGCTCATCCGACGACCGATGTccacctcctcctcctcctccaacGAAATTTACCggttttataaataaaaacacaaactGCGGTGGGGTTTAGAATTTAACGCTGGTTAGTTCCtcttttttaatttgtatatatattgagTCAATTTGGTTGATAAGAACTATAGGTTTAACGACGTCGTTGGGGGTAACATTAAATAAAGATGAAGAATGGCTCCTTTTTCTAGACCTAAGAGTACATAAAATAATGTTCTAATCATTTAATCCTCATCTCAGTCACTTAAGGTGAAGTACGCGTTCTAACTTTCTCTTCCATGACAGCGTTGTCATGTTTTTCaaaataacttatttaaaattattttttacatcacttttttaaaataaattttgatctcacattcattaacacattgatttgtaatattttaaaaaacaaaatctgcagtgatatttaaattttatttataaaattaaattattttatatataaaattgtcGAGTATTTGTTCTATTGTATCCTCCTGAATGGCTCATTCACACCTATATATAAGTTACGATCCACTGATGTAACGTATAAGTCATGCACGGTGACACGCTATCCACCTTAAGTGTTACATGTGTCTTCGCAGAATGAGATCATGCAAGTGACGGATACTCATAATGGGTGAGCTTTTGAgaaattctgtaacacccctaacccttatccatcaccagaacagggttacgaaacattaccaGACTTTTCagatcaaacacattcaaaacacaTCAGAACAGTATGCCTAGGtatctaaccaatgtacccttataggtaccacaattatatcaccGAAACACATCAATAAGACGTCATATAAATCCAATTTGTAAAGATACTAAATTCATCCTAATTTGCCTATATCATGTTCATTTATGCactaatttaaaacatattatattatAGCCTTAACATAACATATACTCATATGTATATAATCGaccaatattaacttataatcttatttacaatCAACTCACAAAATAGTTAACATTTAGAcgccctaggtacatgccgacacaaaaagaaaaaacattaccACGTTTTGAGTTCGGAATCGTTGATGGATGCTGAATTGGCGATCAAacttaagtacctaacctgcgcacggaaaacaaaatcgtacactgagtataaactcagtggtatttctataatccgaatattaaaggcaatataatttaatatat
The sequence above is drawn from the Gossypium hirsutum isolate 1008001.06 chromosome A05, Gossypium_hirsutum_v2.1, whole genome shotgun sequence genome and encodes:
- the LOC107960396 gene encoding protein BRASSINAZOLE-RESISTANT 1, which codes for MTSDGATSTPAPVPRRKPSWRERENNRRRERRRRAIAAKIYTGLRAQGNYNLPKHCDNNEVLKALCAEAGWVVEDDGTTYRKGCKPPPIDIAGSSAKITPYSSQNPSPLSSAFPSPIPSCQVSPSSSSFPSPTRTDANNPSSLLPFLRSAIPSSLPPLRISNSAPVTPPLSSPTSRNPKPIPNWEALAKESMASFNYPFYAVSAPASPTHRHFHAPATIPECDESDTSTVESGQWISFQKFAPSTSQVPTSPTFNLVKPLAPQSLPTGFIGEQGRVSEFQFENGQVKPWEGERIHEVGLDDLELTLGSGKARC